Part of the Brassica oleracea var. oleracea cultivar TO1000 chromosome C8, BOL, whole genome shotgun sequence genome is shown below.
ACACCGTCGTTTTGTGTGTTTATGTTGAAATGCTAAGCCTTTGTTTTTTTTTTTTTTTAAAACAGGCAGCTTGAGAAAGAAGCTGAAACAGTGATCAATGTTCTGCAACCTAGCCCACTGGGAATCATAGAACACAAGTTCACGGCTCAAGAGATTCGCGAGGCTAAAGCTACAGTGTCTACAGCAGTCGAGAACTGGCGAAGACACTCTAAGCTTGACCATGCTAATGGCGTCTTAAATGATTTCATCTCTAAGTGAAGAAAGTGAGTGAGTGTCTGTTTCCTTGGCTGTTGATTAAAAGCCCCTTTCATTTTGTCAAACAATCCTTAAAGATTAATGAAAAAATGCAAATCTTATTAATAAACATTGCTGATACGTTTTTCCAGCTTACATAAGATTGATATAATGTATTGGTT
Proteins encoded:
- the LOC106309740 gene encoding uncharacterized protein LOC106309740; translation: MSIYKIARALPFSGLLRQLEKEAETVINVLQPSPLGIIEHKFTAQEIREAKATVSTAVENWRRHSKLDHANGVLNDFISK